A genome region from Penicillium psychrofluorescens genome assembly, chromosome: 3 includes the following:
- a CDS encoding uncharacterized protein (ID:PFLUO_005796-T1.cds;~source:funannotate), with amino-acid sequence MADNSSPDYKSLYLQAEERRKQAEEQRKQAEEQQKQAEDGRRREKERREQAEAEGRQDKERTRRTTLTEIMRHCHNLLSRPLRVETPSRSTTGAIPLPTGKYCPTRLEPWTDCLARQQAIYSSVCNYLYPAEEAQARLFTPLVALEEDARRFGLRPISSEQGLETYERIAVEDHVRDIITELCKIEAAQEEFGLRDGI; translated from the coding sequence ATGGCCGACAATAGCTCACCAGATTACAAGTCGCTCTACCTGCAGGCAGAGGAAAGACGCAAACAGGCCGAAGAGCAACGGAAGCAGGCCGAAGAGCAACAGAAGCAGGCCGAAGATGGAAGGAGacgggagaaagagagacgGGAGCAGGCCGAAGCTGAAGGAAGACAGGACAAAGAGCGCACCCGAAGAACCACTTTAACGGAAATCATGCGGCATTGCCATAACCTACTCTCCCGACCGTTGAGAGTCGAAACACCCTCTCGCTCGACTACGGGGGCAATACCCCTTCCTACCGGAAAATATTGCCCGACACGACTAGAACCGTGGACGGATTGCCTAGCTCGGCAGCAAGCAATCTATAGCTCTGTATGCAACTACCTCTATCCAGCTGAGGAAGCCCAAGCGCGATTGTTTACTCCCCTAGTTGCGCTCGAAGAGGATGCTAGACGATTCGGCCTCCGGCCAATTAGTAGTGAGCAAGGTCTCGAGACCTACGAGCGAATTGCTGTAGAAGACCATGTTCGTGATATCATTACGGAGCTATGCAAAATTGAAGCTGCTCAAGAGGAGTTCGGCCTTAGAGATGGGATCTAG
- a CDS encoding uncharacterized protein (ID:PFLUO_005797-T1.cds;~source:funannotate), producing the protein MASYPNGPICTRDSLAADLRDVGLKGGEVVLLHSSLRSLGWVCGGAEAVVLALLDVLGPEGTLVVPSQTRYNSDPASWKNSPVPEVWWPIIRAHTPPFDPCTSRPEGMGAIAEAVRTWPGAVRSAHPQTSFAAVGPRAKSLMDYHPLDCRLGERSPLARLEDAGAQVLLVGVGFDSCTAFHLAEYRIPLKLTQHSFAITTSEGRKWITVEDVAIDGDHLEDLGRDFASHHMLACSAISTATTRLFPLAAAVAYAQKWLHERQ; encoded by the coding sequence ATGGCCTCATATCCAAACGGGCCCATATGCACAAGGGACTCTCTTGCAGCGGACCTGCGCGATGTCGGACTCAAAGGTGGCGAGGTTGTGCTCCTTCACTCCTCGCTTAGAAGCCTTGGCTGGGTGTGCGGTGGTGCAGAAGCTGTTGTTCTCGCTCTGCTGGATGTCCTCGGACCAGAAGGAACCCTTGTTGTGCCGTCGCAGACAAGGTACAACTCCGATCCAGCCTCTTGGAAGAACTCGCCAGTCCCCGAGGTGTGGTGGCCCATCATTCGCGCCCACACGCCGCCGTTTGATCCTTGCACCAGCCGGCCGGAGGGCATGGGTGCAATCGCCGAGGCGGTGCGGACCTGGCCAGGAGCCGTCAGGAGCGCTCACCCTCAGACGTCGTTCGCGGCGGTAGGTCCTCGCGCAAAATCCCTTATGGATTATCATCCTCTCGACTGTCGTCTCGGCGAGCGAAGCCCTCTAGCCAGGCTTGAAGATGCAGGAGCCCAGGTGCTCCTTGTAGGAGTTGGCTTTGACTCTTGCACTGCCTTTCATCTGGCCGAGTATCGTATTCCGCTGAAGCTTACCCAGCACTCCTTTGCGATTACTACGAGCGAAGGCCGCAAGTGGATTACGGTGGAGGACGTTGCCATTGACGGCGATCACCTTGAAGACCTTGGCCGCGACTTCGCGTCGCACCATATGCTGGCTTGTAGTGCTATTAGCACAGCGACGACCAGACTCTTTCCACTCGCTGCAGCCGTGGCATATGCTCAGAAGTGGCTCCACGAACGGCAATGA
- a CDS encoding uncharacterized protein (ID:PFLUO_005798-T1.cds;~source:funannotate): MAYQEEHSKASKQVKDVPVQALQVAYKFPRAVVDLNVFCLQLTSQCIADAKAATTVDMVDQFYRDYGNAFVTRFTLGGELYSSRILTAEEQSSIIKTKEKVKAAASFSFSSPWTCGSASVTKVESNESTAGEQELHHNLQLAWEARGGDTLLCTNPPQWANTVKDYRLWRIMDQQQVVNMVSFIKEIDVGVGDHLESPKTGGGDDENKILDVIRQVLETKKTDVLASNIKKFYKSDNFEIEEYNKLLGEDEVAMKTKKAWRNLNIEEKRNVGWLAYQKNVISIH, translated from the exons ATGGCCTACCAAGAGGAACACTCCAAGGCCTCCAAACAGGTTAAGGATGTGCCAGTACAGGCTCTCCAAGTTGCTTACAAG TTTCCACGAGCCGTTGTCGATCTGAATGTCTTTTGTCTGCAGCTCACTTCACAATGTATTGCTGATGCGAAGGCGGCAACCACTGTCGATATGGTTGATCAATTCTATCGCGATTATG GAAACGCATTCGTTACCAGATTCACTCTTGGAGGAGAACTCTACAGCTCCCGGATCCTCacagcagaagaacaatCTTCTATTATAAAGACCAAAGAAAAAGTCAAGGCCGCTGCATCGTTCAGCTTCTCAAGTCCTTGGACCTGCGGAAGTGCCAGTGTTACTAAGGTTGAATCAAATGAGAGCACTGCTGGTGAACAAGAGTTGCATCATAATTTGCAGCTTGCTTGGGAAGCTCGTGGGGGTGATACTCTACTTTGCACTAA TCCCCCTCAGTGGGCAAACACCGTCAAGGACTACCGTCTCTGGCGTATCATGGAC caacaacaagtCGTCAACATGGTAAGCTTCATCAAAGAAATCGATGTCGGTGTCGGCGACCACCTCGAGTCGCCTAAAACAGGTGGTGGCGACGACGAAAACAAGATTCTTGATGTTATACGACAAGTTTTGGAGACGAAAAAGACCGATGTCCTGGCCTCCAATATCAAGAAATTCTACAAGAGCGACAATTTTGAGATTGAAGAGTATAATAAGCTCttgggtgaggatgaggtGGCGATGAAGACTAAGAAGGCTTGGAGAAACTTGAATATCGAGGAAAAGCGCAATGTGGGATGGCTGGCGTATCAGAAAAACGTAATTTCGATTCATTAA